ACTGGTCGAACGATCTGGCCAGCTTCACCGCGCAGCTCCCCGGCGGGAGCGGCGTGGCCCTCAAGAGCATGACCATCCGCCCGCTGGAAGCCACGGCGCTGGCCACGCAGCAGCAGAACGGTGTGTACACTGGCAAGAACGTGACCCGTGAAATCGAACTGAACGGCTCGGCCAGCAGTCAGCAGGCGGTCGTGAACTTCCTGCGGACCTTCGAGAACAACCCGAACTTCGGCGTGAACTTCCGCAGTCTGCAGAAGGAAGGCGAGACCGAGCAGTACACCTTCAACGCGACGGTCGGCATCGTGAAGGGCGACGCGGCCACTCCAGCCGCGCCGGCGGGAACGCCCGGGACACCGGCGGCCCCGGCGGCACCCAGCGCGCCGGTCAGCGTGAAGGAGGGCGGACGTGTCGATTAAGCTCACGCCCCGCAACCTCTTCTTCGTGGTCCTGACCGCGTGCCTGCTGGTGGTCGCGCTGTGGTACACCCTGCGTTTCCAGGCGCGCCAGCAGGAGATCAGCCTGCTGCAGGGCGACCTGGAGACCGCGCAGGCACGCGTGACGGTCATGCGCAGTCAGGCGGCACAGCTCCCGGCCCTGCGTGAGGAGGTCGCCAAGCTGAAGGTGCAGCAGGACGAGTTCCTCGCGGCCCTCCCGCAGACCGCGAACTACTACCGCATCCTGGACGAGATCCGCCTGAACGCTGCCGCGGCCGGGGCTGAAATGTCCTCGTTCAACGTGAGTAACTCCACCGCGACCGGCCTGCCCGGAGGCGTGCGCCCCATCAACCTGAACGTGAACGTGTCCGGCACCTTCGCCCAGCTGTTCCAGCTGCTGCGCTCGGTGGAGACCATGAGCCGCTTCACGAACGTGAACAACGTC
This region of Deinococcus sp. JMULE3 genomic DNA includes:
- a CDS encoding fimbrial assembly protein; translated protein: MVEINLLPQQYRKQSEPTLWQPAAVGLAVLTALILVGVEVATATRVGNLKKDIDSVNGEIAALTASEREFKTLTQEKNQLTQITAIAVQLRDAKTYWSNDLASFTAQLPGGSGVALKSMTIRPLEATALATQQQNGVYTGKNVTREIELNGSASSQQAVVNFLRTFENNPNFGVNFRSLQKEGETEQYTFNATVGIVKGDAATPAAPAGTPGTPAAPAAPSAPVSVKEGGRVD
- a CDS encoding type 4a pilus biogenesis protein PilO, whose protein sequence is MSIKLTPRNLFFVVLTACLLVVALWYTLRFQARQQEISLLQGDLETAQARVTVMRSQAAQLPALREEVAKLKVQQDEFLAALPQTANYYRILDEIRLNAAAAGAEMSSFNVSNSTATGLPGGVRPINLNVNVSGTFAQLFQLLRSVETMSRFTNVNNVSLQLPQATSFDPVLEGTLALTVYTFDPTQASAAASGTTPQAPNAAPAAPAPAGGTQ